The Christiangramia salexigens genome includes the window AAATGCGATCATGAATCTAATGGGAGAATACAATTCCAGTTATAGAAAGGTTTAATTTTTAATAACTCATTTAATAAGCCGCTTTTTAAAGCGGCTTTTTTTTGCCTTGATTTTTTATTAATTTCAGGAAAAAAGCAATGTTAATATGGCTTTATAATATTGAAATTGAGGTTGTAAGAGGAGATATAATTGCGCAGAAGGATATTGAGGCTATTGTAAATGCCGCTAATGCTAATCTATTTCCTGGCGGGGGTGTAGCCGGTGCTATTCATAAAGCAGCCGGAAGCCAATTATACGAAGAGTGCAGGTCTCTTGCTCCAATCTTGCCCGGGGAAGCAGTAATCACAAGGGCTTTTGACTTGCCAAATAAATTTGTGATCCATTGTCTTGGACCTGTTTATGGAAAAGATAAGCCCGAAGAAGAATTACTGGCATCATGTTATAGTAATAGCTTCAGACTTTGCGAAGAAAATAAGATCTCATCCATAGCATTTCCGGCTATCTCAACCGGAATTTTTGGATACCCTCCCAAGGAGGCGGTAAGTGTTGTTTTCAATACGCTTTTAAAGGAGATCAAGACCCTGAAACATCTCAAAAAGATTAAATTTGTGTTGTTCAGCGAAAGCGATCTTAGGCTTTACGAAGCAAAGCTTAAAGAAATTGAAGCTGACCGACCAATTTAAATTACATGCATAATTTTACAGCTACTTATACAGATCAATACCAGCTTGCAATGGCACAGGTCTATTTTAAAAACGGCCAAAAAGATAATACCGCGATCTTTGATTATTCCTTCAGGAAGCTACCATTTAATGGTGGTTATGCGATATTTTCGGGGCTGGAAGATCTTTTGGAGATAATCTCTGAATTAAGATTTAGCGAGAAGGATCTGGAGTTTTTAAAAACTCAGGGGTTTGATAATGACTTTCTTCAGTATCTCAAAGAGTTCAGATTTAGGGGGACTATATACTCCAGCGCTGAGGGTGATGTGATTTTCCCTACCAGACCTGTCTTGCAGGTTGAGGCCAATATTATCGAAGCTCAGATCATCGAGACGATTCTACTTAATTTGTTGAATTTTCAGACTTTGGTCGCAACAAAAGCGAGCCGAATTCGCCTAGTAGCAGGTGAATCACAACTACTGGATTTTGGTTTGAGACGTGCTCAGGCAACCGGAGGTTATTTCGCGACCAGGGCGGCCTTAATTGGAGGGTTTAATGGAACGAGCAATGTGATTGCAGGAAAGAACTTCGATATTCCCTTATCCGGGACTATGGCTCATTCTTTTGTGCAGTCCTATGATGATGAATTGACGGCCTTCAGGGAATTCGCAGAGGGCCGTCCCGAAAAGTGTGTTCTTTTGGTGGATACCTACAATACTTTAAAGAGTGGTGTTCCAAATGCAATCAGGGTAGCTAAAGAGATGGAAGAGCGGGGAGAACAACTATTGGCAATAAGGCTGGATAGTGGTGACCTGGCATATTTGGCAAGGGAGAGCAGAAAGTTATTGGATGATGCCGGACTCGCTTACGTCAAGATAGCGGCTTCGAATCAGCTTGATGAATATGTGATCAAAAGTCTTTTGGAGCAGGAGGCGCCTATAGATATTTTTGGAGTTGGAACTAACCTGGTCACGGGAGATCCTGATGGAGCCTTGGACGGTGTATATAAGCTGGCCTGGGCAGGTGGAAAACCCCGTATCAAAATTTCCGAAAGCATCATTAAAATAACGCTTCCGCATAAAAAACAAGTCTTTAGACTTAAAGATGATAATGGAAATTGTATTGGGGCAGATGTTGTTGGGATGTTTAATGAGGAAAAAATTG containing:
- a CDS encoding macro domain-containing protein codes for the protein MLIWLYNIEIEVVRGDIIAQKDIEAIVNAANANLFPGGGVAGAIHKAAGSQLYEECRSLAPILPGEAVITRAFDLPNKFVIHCLGPVYGKDKPEEELLASCYSNSFRLCEENKISSIAFPAISTGIFGYPPKEAVSVVFNTLLKEIKTLKHLKKIKFVLFSESDLRLYEAKLKEIEADRPI
- a CDS encoding nicotinate phosphoribosyltransferase produces the protein MHNFTATYTDQYQLAMAQVYFKNGQKDNTAIFDYSFRKLPFNGGYAIFSGLEDLLEIISELRFSEKDLEFLKTQGFDNDFLQYLKEFRFRGTIYSSAEGDVIFPTRPVLQVEANIIEAQIIETILLNLLNFQTLVATKASRIRLVAGESQLLDFGLRRAQATGGYFATRAALIGGFNGTSNVIAGKNFDIPLSGTMAHSFVQSYDDELTAFREFAEGRPEKCVLLVDTYNTLKSGVPNAIRVAKEMEERGEQLLAIRLDSGDLAYLARESRKLLDDAGLAYVKIAASNQLDEYVIKSLLEQEAPIDIFGVGTNLVTGDPDGALDGVYKLAWAGGKPRIKISESIIKITLPHKKQVFRLKDDNGNCIGADVVGMFNEEKIEEMYHPFEPYKTMKISSYLHEPLLKKVLEDGEVLIPKRNLKEIAEYSAKRLAELPKEYKRFNNPHIYKIGISKELKEERDLLIKNFKNSI